AGGGTTAGAAATTGTCTGGTTTAGTAATCGTCTAGATCCATACATGGTTCAGATCCAAGGTTCTGCCCAAATTAAATTAACTAATGGGCAAAGAACATCTGTTGGTTATGCTGGAGGAACTGATTATGCTTGGACTTCTATCGGTAAAGAACTAGCAAAAGATGGGAAACTGCCACTGAGTGGTTTAACCATGCCTAAGTTAATTACTTATTTTCGCCAAAATCCCAAGGAGTTAAGTAATTATTTACCACGTTGGGAAAGGTTTGTTTTCTTTGCAGAAACCAACGGTACGCCTGCTACAGGTAGTATTGTTGTCCCTGTCACCGCGGAACGTTCCATTGCTACAGATAAGTCTCTCATGCCACCGGGTGCATTAGCCCTAATTATCAATTCATTTCCTTATCCTACTAATGGTGGCAAACTGGAATCTCGTCTAGTTAACCGTTTTGTCTTAGATCAAGACACAGGTAGTGCAATTAAAGGACCAGGAAGAGTTGATTATTTCATGGGTTCTGGTCAATTAGCAGGCGATCGCGCTGGTATTTCTGGCGGCAACGGTTCACTATTCTATTTACTATTAAAAGAATAGGAGTCAGTAAGTAGGGGCGCAGGGCTTGCGCCCTTTGTCAGGAGTAAGAGAAGACAGAAGAAAGAAGTTTCTCCCCAAGTCCCCAGTCCCTAATAAGGTGGATAACTAAATTCATCGTCATCCGCATATACATAAGAATTGGTAACACCAGACGTTTCTACCTTAGAAGCCTCTGGTTTAATTACTTCCTTACCAAATTCTTTGTATTCTTCAAAAGCCTTACAAATAATTTCCGACTCAGGAGAGTCTGAAGCAATCATATAATCTGTTAAAGTGGAAATCGTGGGATGTTTATAATCTACAGTTGAAGCCACCAAAGCAATATTCGGTTCTATTCCTCTTTCTTCAGGTTCAATTATAGGGCAAAAAATCCCATGAGCATGGAATAAAGGACCTTTAGGAGTTAGTGGTTTCTTTTGAAAACCAGCATAAGCTTTTTCCAATTCCCCAGCAAAACCGCCAGTAATTCGCCCTTGTTGATATTCAGCGTAATTTTTCCCAAAACTAGCGCCGGGTGAACCACTCAGAGTTAATTGCAGAGGTGATTGATGCAAAAACTTTTTATCTTCACCGACTAAAAAAATCAAATGGCGAGTATAAATTTTAAATTTAAGTTTATCAGCTAAAAACTCTTCTTTGTAATCTTTGTATGTACC
The DNA window shown above is from Anabaena sp. WA102 and carries:
- a CDS encoding DUF5895 domain-containing protein gives rise to the protein MKASAKFDFEDEKFNAPPSQVIPWGLMINPRYGTDGLQSYGLAISRDNAQSVRFQPDDNWQQVEHEFSSGEVETIFITTTPRLVIVRRGPLSVQDRETKIRLGTYKDYKEEFLADKLKFKIYTRHLIFLVGEDKKFLHQSPLQLTLSGSPGASFGKNYAEYQQGRITGGFAGELEKAYAGFQKKPLTPKGPLFHAHGIFCPIIEPEERGIEPNIALVASTVDYKHPTISTLTDYMIASDSPESEIICKAFEEYKEFGKEVIKPEASKVETSGVTNSYVYADDDEFSYPPY